A genomic window from Sulfurospirillum multivorans DSM 12446 includes:
- a CDS encoding DUF6394 family protein — protein sequence MNLDKVISGFFIILAMTLNFGFFYGDLGDLELHSKYELFAALVVNIIATTLKIGDKTQLGSVLLATSLVADIQLIASATIWTVAAYAYSIDREVTSMIISLSGGALLANITSVLLYIGDTLKSKR from the coding sequence ATGAATTTAGATAAAGTGATCTCTGGATTCTTTATTATTTTAGCCATGACGCTTAACTTTGGATTTTTTTACGGCGATTTGGGCGACCTGGAATTACACAGTAAATATGAACTTTTTGCCGCATTGGTTGTAAATATTATCGCTACAACACTTAAAATTGGTGATAAAACACAATTAGGCTCGGTACTCTTAGCCACCAGTTTAGTTGCTGATATTCAACTCATCGCTTCGGCAACGATTTGGACGGTTGCAGCGTATGCTTACAGTATTGATCGTGAAGTGACCTCGATGATTATCAGCCTCAGTGGAGGCGCACTGCTTGCCAATATTACCAGCGTTTTGCTCTACATCGGTGATACGCTCAAATCCAAGCGCTAG
- the glmM gene encoding phosphoglucosamine mutase codes for MKLFGTDGVRGKAGKKLSAFMAMRLAMAAGIYFRKNSITNKILVGKDTRRSGYMIENAIVSGLTAVGYDVRQIGPMPTPAIAFLTEDMRCDAGIMISASHNPYFDNGIKFFDSLGNKLGEVEEAAIEKIYFDDELIEANQKIEFDIGRSKRVDDVIGRYIVQIKNSFPKNLTLKGLRIVLDTANGAAYKVAPTIFNELGADVIMIHDDPNGSNINLNCGALHPEELGEEVRRLRADVGFAFDGDADRLVVVDENGNPIHGDKLLGKIATFLQSQNRLTNKGVCVTVMSNQALEDYLKKAGIKTYRCDVGDKNVLETLYREKINFGGEQSGHIILSDFAKTGDALVAALSVMHCMLTEKKKVSQLLNPFELYPQLQQNIKIDNKIPLNELKGYTTLVSELESKKIRVLIRYSGTENLLRILLEGQDEKTLEEQMEKTVKFFKSALNE; via the coding sequence ATGAAACTTTTTGGAACTGATGGTGTACGAGGCAAAGCAGGTAAAAAACTGAGTGCTTTTATGGCAATGCGTTTGGCTATGGCTGCTGGGATCTATTTTCGTAAAAACTCCATTACCAATAAAATCTTAGTGGGAAAAGATACCAGACGCAGTGGTTATATGATCGAAAATGCGATTGTCTCAGGCTTAACGGCTGTGGGGTACGATGTACGACAAATTGGACCTATGCCCACACCTGCCATTGCATTTTTAACCGAAGACATGCGTTGTGACGCGGGTATTATGATCAGTGCATCACACAATCCTTATTTTGATAATGGCATCAAATTTTTTGACTCTTTGGGCAATAAACTTGGTGAAGTGGAAGAAGCGGCGATTGAGAAGATCTATTTTGATGATGAGCTTATTGAAGCCAATCAAAAAATCGAATTTGACATCGGACGATCTAAACGAGTCGATGATGTTATTGGACGTTATATCGTTCAGATCAAAAACTCCTTTCCAAAAAACTTAACCCTTAAAGGGCTGCGCATTGTGCTTGATACTGCCAATGGTGCAGCGTATAAAGTCGCACCGACGATTTTTAATGAACTGGGTGCGGATGTGATTATGATCCACGATGATCCGAATGGAAGCAATATCAATCTTAATTGCGGTGCTTTGCATCCTGAAGAGTTAGGCGAAGAGGTGAGACGCTTGCGAGCAGATGTGGGATTTGCCTTTGATGGTGATGCCGATAGACTGGTTGTTGTGGATGAAAATGGAAATCCTATTCACGGCGATAAGCTTTTAGGGAAGATTGCAACCTTTTTGCAAAGCCAAAACAGGCTGACTAACAAAGGCGTGTGTGTTACGGTTATGAGTAACCAAGCGTTAGAAGATTATTTGAAAAAAGCAGGGATTAAAACGTACCGATGTGATGTGGGCGATAAAAATGTTCTAGAGACCTTGTACAGGGAAAAAATTAACTTTGGAGGCGAGCAAAGTGGGCATATTATTCTCTCCGATTTTGCCAAAACAGGCGATGCGTTAGTTGCAGCACTTTCTGTTATGCACTGTATGCTCACAGAAAAGAAAAAAGTGAGCCAACTGCTCAATCCTTTTGAGCTTTATCCGCAGTTACAACAAAATATTAAAATTGACAATAAAATTCCTCTGAACGAACTCAAAGGCTACACCACCCTCGTCTCAGAATTGGAAAGTAAAAAAATCAGAGTGCTGATTCGCTACTCGGGAACTGAAAATTTACTGCGCATTTTACTGGAAGGTCAAGATGAAAAAACGCTCGAAGAGCAGATGGAAAAAACCGTTAAATTTTTCAAAAGTGCCTTAAATGAATAG
- the dapF gene encoding diaminopimelate epimerase, producing the protein MHIAKYNANGNDFIIFHTFVEVDRSTLAQQLCDRQKGVGADGLIVLLPHSEYDFKWQFYNNDGSIASMCGNGTRACAHYAFTNQLADASMRFLTGAGVITSVVENDVVETELTTPKVLSESFEENGLTWHFCDTGVPHLVTFVEDIGCFDKVIARQMRYKYNANVNYARLEKNALHVRTYERGVEDETLACGTGMAACFYSAYRQKLVGTSATIYPISGDELSLRIVDQKLFFKGSVQKVFETVLDL; encoded by the coding sequence ATGCACATTGCAAAATATAATGCGAATGGAAATGATTTTATTATTTTTCATACTTTTGTTGAGGTGGATCGAAGCACACTCGCCCAACAGCTCTGCGATAGACAAAAAGGTGTGGGTGCAGATGGATTAATTGTGTTGCTTCCCCACAGTGAATATGACTTTAAATGGCAATTTTACAATAACGATGGCAGCATCGCTTCGATGTGTGGTAATGGTACGCGTGCTTGTGCACATTATGCGTTTACGAATCAGCTTGCAGACGCTTCGATGCGTTTTTTAACAGGCGCTGGGGTGATTACTTCCGTGGTCGAAAACGATGTGGTCGAAACAGAGTTGACAACGCCCAAAGTGCTCAGCGAATCCTTCGAAGAAAATGGGCTAACATGGCATTTTTGCGATACAGGAGTGCCTCATTTGGTGACATTCGTTGAGGATATTGGCTGTTTTGACAAAGTGATTGCACGCCAAATGCGCTACAAATACAATGCCAATGTCAATTACGCGAGACTTGAAAAAAATGCTTTACATGTAAGAACGTATGAGCGTGGGGTCGAAGATGAGACTTTGGCATGTGGGACGGGCATGGCGGCATGTTTTTACAGTGCGTATCGTCAAAAACTCGTCGGGACGAGCGCTACGATTTACCCTATCAGTGGTGATGAGTTAAGTTTGCGTATTGTGGATCAAAAACTTTTTTTCAAAGGTAGCGTTCAAAAAGTCTTTGAAACGGTGTTGGACCTCTAA
- the rpsT gene encoding 30S ribosomal protein S20 — MANHKSAEKRIRQTKKRTERNRFYKTRIKNLTRAVREAVEAGDQAAAEVALKNVNKNFHSYAGKGILTKNTAARRVSRLSQLVNTLGSVAA, encoded by the coding sequence ATGGCAAACCACAAGTCAGCAGAAAAGCGTATTAGACAAACAAAAAAACGCACTGAAAGAAATAGATTTTATAAAACTAGAATCAAAAATCTAACCCGTGCTGTAAGAGAAGCTGTTGAGGCAGGTGATCAAGCGGCAGCTGAAGTTGCGTTGAAAAATGTGAATAAAAACTTTCACTCTTATGCAGGCAAAGGTATTTTAACTAAAAATACAGCTGCGCGTCGTGTAAGCAGATTGTCACAACTTGTTAATACGCTAGGTAGTGTTGCTGCATAA
- the thrS gene encoding threonine--tRNA ligase, with protein MMNDVIAYKDGALIIDTQTAAVSSKTYEDKILFDNSKEALEVIRHSCAHLMAQAIKALYKDTQFFVGPVIEDGFYYDFRVNEKIGDADLKEIEKKMAELANAKLPIEKSYTTKTAVIKHFEHDDLKQEVLLRIPDGEVSIYKQGDFEDLCRGPHVPNTKYLRFFKLIKVAGAYLGGDEKREMLTRIYGIAFADKESLKDYVTMIEEAKKRDHRKIGNELKLFTFDDEVGAGLPIWLPNGGKLRSKLEQLLFKAHRQRGYLPVRGPEILKSEAWKISGHYQNYGENMYFTVIDETEYGIKPMNCLGHIKVFQSEVRSYRDLPLKFFEYGVVHRHEKSGVLHGLFRVREFTQDDAHIFCTPDQIKENVLEILSFVDSIMKTFGFKYEMEISTRPEKSIGDEKYWIAATEGLKNALDENGIHYGIDEGGGAFYGPKIDIKITDALKRKWQCGTIQVDFNLPERFDISYVDANNEHARPVMLHRAILGSFERFIGILIEHTSGEFPFFIAPIQAVIIPISDAHLDYAKTLANALMAEGIDVEVSSKNESLNKRIRNAETMRVPMILVIGDAEVEGQSVAVRDRRERIQYNLTKEALISNMKDKLSEVHF; from the coding sequence ATGATGAATGATGTTATAGCCTACAAAGATGGCGCCCTTATCATCGACACCCAAACCGCTGCTGTTTCCTCAAAGACTTACGAAGACAAAATCTTATTTGACAACTCTAAAGAGGCTCTTGAAGTGATTCGTCACTCCTGTGCACACTTAATGGCTCAAGCCATCAAAGCGCTGTATAAAGATACACAATTTTTTGTTGGACCGGTCATTGAAGACGGTTTTTACTACGATTTTCGTGTGAATGAAAAGATCGGTGATGCTGATCTTAAAGAGATCGAGAAAAAGATGGCAGAACTTGCTAATGCCAAGTTACCCATTGAAAAAAGTTATACGACAAAAACGGCTGTTATTAAACATTTTGAACACGATGATCTGAAACAAGAAGTGTTGCTTCGCATCCCTGATGGTGAAGTTTCCATCTACAAACAAGGGGATTTTGAAGATTTATGTCGTGGCCCTCACGTTCCAAATACCAAATATCTTAGATTTTTTAAATTGATCAAAGTCGCGGGTGCTTACCTTGGCGGTGATGAAAAACGTGAGATGCTGACACGCATCTACGGTATAGCTTTTGCAGATAAAGAGAGTCTCAAAGATTATGTAACCATGATTGAAGAGGCGAAGAAGCGCGATCATCGTAAAATCGGTAATGAACTTAAACTCTTTACCTTTGATGATGAAGTAGGCGCAGGACTTCCTATTTGGTTACCTAATGGTGGAAAATTAAGAAGCAAATTAGAGCAACTTTTATTCAAAGCGCATAGACAACGTGGTTACTTGCCTGTACGTGGTCCTGAGATTTTGAAATCAGAAGCGTGGAAAATTAGCGGGCATTATCAAAATTACGGTGAAAACATGTATTTTACAGTAATTGATGAAACAGAATATGGTATTAAACCGATGAACTGCTTAGGCCATATAAAAGTGTTCCAAAGTGAAGTCAGAAGTTACCGTGATTTACCGCTGAAGTTCTTTGAGTACGGTGTTGTTCATCGTCATGAAAAAAGTGGAGTACTTCATGGACTCTTTAGGGTTCGTGAATTTACGCAAGATGATGCACATATTTTCTGTACACCGGATCAAATTAAAGAGAACGTTTTAGAAATTTTAAGTTTTGTCGATTCTATTATGAAGACTTTTGGATTTAAGTACGAGATGGAGATCTCCACACGTCCTGAAAAATCAATCGGCGATGAAAAATACTGGATAGCAGCAACAGAAGGGCTTAAAAACGCGTTAGATGAAAATGGCATCCATTACGGTATTGATGAAGGTGGAGGAGCGTTCTATGGTCCTAAAATTGACATCAAAATTACCGATGCGCTTAAACGTAAATGGCAATGTGGTACTATTCAAGTTGATTTTAATTTGCCTGAGCGTTTTGATATCTCGTATGTGGATGCCAACAATGAACATGCGCGCCCCGTAATGCTCCATCGTGCCATTTTAGGTTCATTTGAGCGTTTTATTGGTATTTTGATTGAGCACACCTCTGGTGAGTTTCCATTCTTTATAGCGCCAATTCAAGCGGTGATTATTCCTATTTCTGATGCGCATTTGGATTATGCGAAAACATTAGCCAATGCATTGATGGCTGAAGGAATTGACGTTGAGGTCTCTTCTAAAAATGAGAGTCTGAATAAACGTATTCGTAACGCTGAAACCATGCGTGTACCGATGATTTTGGTGATTGGTGATGCCGAAGTTGAAGGACAGAGCGTTGCAGTGAGAGATAGACGCGAAAGAATACAGTATAATTTGACAAAAGAAGCATTAATATCAAATATGAAGGATAAACTTAGTGAGGTACACTTTTGA
- the purM gene encoding phosphoribosylformylglycinamidine cyclo-ligase, with protein sequence MSTVSYKDAGVDIDAGNQFVENIKPLVKSTFDKNVIGGIGSFAGAYELPLGYQKPVILGATDGVGTKLKLAIDSGIYDTVGIDLVAMCANDLICNFGTPLFFLDYYAMSKLEIDAAVNIVKGIAQGCIQAECSLIGGETAEMPGMYHGKDFDLAGFAVGIAEKDEMNRLPHVKAGDVLIALPSSGVHSNGFSLVRKLFFDKLGYTFKTEFDGKPLIETLLTPTRIYVKLFKALKPKINALAHITGGGIVENLPRVLPEGLQAQVYKSKIKTLPIFDFMSQYVEESEMHRTFNMGVGMILVVSPENVDDVLANSDGYVIGELKAGERSAIML encoded by the coding sequence ATGAGCACTGTCAGCTACAAAGACGCTGGTGTCGATATAGACGCGGGAAACCAATTTGTCGAAAATATTAAACCACTCGTCAAGTCCACTTTTGATAAAAATGTTATCGGAGGCATTGGCTCTTTTGCAGGTGCTTATGAGCTACCTTTGGGGTATCAAAAACCTGTTATTTTAGGCGCAACCGATGGCGTTGGAACCAAACTTAAACTGGCAATCGATTCAGGGATTTATGATACTGTTGGTATCGACTTAGTTGCTATGTGTGCGAACGATCTTATCTGTAACTTTGGAACGCCACTTTTCTTCTTGGATTACTATGCAATGAGCAAGCTTGAGATCGATGCTGCTGTGAACATTGTCAAAGGTATTGCGCAAGGGTGTATTCAAGCCGAATGTTCTCTCATTGGTGGCGAAACGGCTGAAATGCCAGGCATGTATCACGGTAAAGATTTTGATCTTGCAGGTTTTGCAGTTGGAATCGCTGAAAAAGATGAAATGAACCGTCTTCCACACGTTAAAGCTGGTGATGTTCTTATAGCACTTCCAAGTTCAGGTGTTCACTCTAATGGTTTTTCACTCGTTCGTAAACTGTTTTTTGACAAATTAGGCTACACCTTTAAGACAGAGTTTGATGGCAAACCACTTATCGAGACGCTTTTAACCCCCACACGTATCTACGTGAAACTCTTTAAAGCGCTTAAACCCAAGATCAACGCTTTAGCACATATCACAGGCGGTGGCATCGTTGAGAACCTTCCGCGTGTTCTTCCTGAGGGATTACAAGCGCAGGTGTATAAATCTAAAATCAAAACCCTCCCCATTTTTGACTTTATGAGTCAATACGTCGAAGAGAGCGAAATGCACCGCACGTTCAATATGGGCGTAGGAATGATTCTCGTGGTCAGTCCTGAGAATGTCGATGATGTCCTTGCAAACAGTGATGGCTATGTCATCGGGGAACTTAAAGCTGGCGAACGTAGTGCCATTATGCTCTAA
- the coaE gene encoding dephospho-CoA kinase (Dephospho-CoA kinase (CoaE) performs the final step in coenzyme A biosynthesis.), protein MAYEHAIVLTGGIATGKSTVSSMLKSHGFDVIDADVIAKEVLPLHVKEVEALFGDRVIKEGTIDRKALGALIFNDKKEREKLNAFLHPLIRQEIFRRCDLLEAKQKPYIIDIPLYFESDGYACKLVAVVYAPVEVQRKRLMVRENFTKEEAQKRIDAQISIEEKKILADFLINNSFDMKFLESEIEKFIKFVRGIYAHCKI, encoded by the coding sequence ATGGCGTATGAACATGCGATTGTTTTAACGGGTGGGATTGCCACTGGCAAAAGTACGGTCTCGTCAATGCTAAAATCACATGGTTTTGATGTGATTGACGCGGACGTCATCGCAAAAGAGGTTTTACCTTTACATGTAAAAGAGGTGGAAGCACTTTTTGGGGATCGTGTCATTAAAGAGGGCACGATTGATCGTAAAGCACTTGGTGCATTGATTTTTAATGATAAAAAAGAGCGTGAAAAACTCAATGCTTTTTTGCATCCGTTGATTCGTCAAGAGATTTTCAGACGTTGTGACCTGTTAGAAGCGAAGCAGAAGCCTTATATCATCGATATTCCGCTCTATTTTGAGAGTGATGGCTACGCGTGTAAGCTCGTCGCTGTCGTCTATGCACCTGTTGAGGTTCAGCGCAAACGGTTAATGGTGCGGGAAAACTTTACCAAAGAAGAGGCGCAAAAGCGCATTGATGCGCAAATTAGCATTGAAGAGAAGAAAATCTTAGCTGATTTTCTGATTAACAACTCCTTTGATATGAAATTCTTAGAGAGTGAAATCGAAAAATTTATCAAATTTGTACGAGGTATCTATGCACATTGCAAAATATAA
- a CDS encoding potassium channel family protein, translating to MKHSSLWLILQRMRTPFLVIIFTYTLSIIGLLLIDGVDNEGNVYHLTIFDAFYFISYTATTIGFGETPFVFTYPQRIWVSMSIFFTVTGWFYSVGTLIALLQNKLFLEEFEKAKFTRKVAYLKEKYIIILGYNSITSEIIKKANEYGLRSVVIEKEEQKRDHLLLENFTPPVFCLNADAYNPEALERAGIKSPYCRAIVSLFENDALNLRIALTSKVLNPTIFMAIKSTTKNQTENLMDVGVQIIENPFEIIAEHINMAINTPHRLRLVRWIYGLGTLFDPLLSLPHGKYIVCGYGRMGKSIYEVLKQNNFEIAFAEIDPQKISHPNAASNDHPKIMIGDGDDKEILKQLGIDSCVAIIAGTDDDTNNLSILATAKKLNPHIITIARENELEDFSIFESSNIDTIFIPAKVLINKTVNAILNPTLDLFIKHVHRLAEDEVMSLTKKLLEINLHPLLFTLKIDEAQAPMLVQNIQTLSFKLSLLKRSLKDRNFNNNLIPLMRVRHKEIEILPDWESSLERNDLFLFAGDANAQDHLEYIANNFYEFHYAYYGEEKSFLNKLWQKKPISAKNLSNG from the coding sequence GTGAAACACAGCTCACTATGGCTCATTTTACAGCGGATGCGCACCCCTTTTTTGGTGATAATTTTCACATACACACTTTCCATTATTGGTCTTTTACTGATTGATGGGGTTGATAATGAAGGGAATGTGTATCATCTCACTATTTTTGATGCTTTTTATTTTATCAGTTACACCGCTACAACCATTGGCTTTGGAGAGACACCTTTTGTTTTTACCTATCCTCAACGTATTTGGGTCTCGATGTCGATCTTCTTTACCGTAACTGGGTGGTTTTACAGTGTGGGAACCCTCATCGCGCTCTTGCAAAATAAACTTTTTTTAGAAGAGTTTGAAAAAGCCAAATTTACACGTAAAGTGGCATATCTCAAAGAGAAATATATTATTATCTTAGGCTATAACAGCATTACAAGTGAAATTATTAAGAAAGCTAATGAGTATGGTCTTCGTTCGGTTGTGATTGAAAAAGAGGAGCAAAAGAGAGATCATCTGCTTTTGGAAAACTTTACACCGCCTGTTTTTTGCCTCAATGCCGATGCGTACAACCCAGAAGCGCTTGAGCGTGCAGGAATCAAGTCGCCCTATTGCCGCGCGATTGTGAGTCTTTTTGAAAACGATGCCCTCAATCTTCGCATCGCATTAACATCGAAAGTTCTCAACCCCACTATCTTTATGGCAATTAAATCAACCACTAAAAATCAAACAGAAAATCTGATGGATGTGGGAGTTCAAATCATTGAAAATCCTTTTGAGATTATTGCAGAGCACATCAATATGGCAATCAATACGCCGCATAGACTGCGACTGGTGCGCTGGATTTATGGTCTTGGCACCCTTTTTGATCCTCTATTAAGCCTTCCGCATGGCAAATACATTGTTTGTGGATACGGGCGAATGGGAAAAAGTATTTATGAAGTCCTCAAGCAAAATAATTTTGAGATTGCTTTTGCCGAAATTGATCCTCAAAAGATATCTCATCCTAATGCTGCTAGCAACGATCACCCCAAGATCATGATTGGCGATGGAGACGATAAAGAGATCCTCAAACAACTGGGTATTGATAGCTGTGTAGCCATTATTGCAGGAACTGACGATGACACCAATAACCTTTCGATCTTAGCAACCGCCAAAAAGTTGAATCCTCATATTATTACCATCGCGCGCGAAAATGAGCTCGAAGATTTTTCCATTTTCGAAAGCTCCAATATTGATACGATCTTTATTCCCGCCAAAGTGCTGATTAATAAAACGGTGAATGCCATTTTAAATCCTACTTTGGACCTTTTCATTAAACATGTTCACCGTTTAGCAGAAGATGAAGTGATGAGCTTAACCAAAAAACTTTTAGAGATCAATTTGCACCCGCTTCTTTTTACCCTTAAAATTGATGAGGCACAAGCACCAATGCTCGTTCAAAACATTCAAACATTGTCATTCAAGCTCTCATTGCTTAAACGATCGCTCAAAGATAGAAATTTTAATAACAATCTCATTCCTCTTATGCGCGTGCGTCATAAAGAGATTGAGATACTGCCTGATTGGGAAAGTTCTTTGGAGCGAAACGACCTCTTCTTATTTGCAGGTGATGCCAATGCACAAGATCATTTAGAGTACATTGCCAATAATTTTTATGAATTTCACTATGCTTATTATGGAGAAGAGAAGAGTTTTTTAAACAAACTCTGGCAAAAAAAGCCTATTTCGGCGAAAAACCTCTCAAATGGATGA
- the lspA gene encoding signal peptidase II, which produces MNRAWIVVLGVGCFIFFADQWIKMFFLEGFRWQGEFFSLILTYNKGVAFSMFAFLEEYLKYIQLLLVGGLGIYLFFNKEILRMYALPIGIIAGAALSNIFDRFIHGGVVDYFFWHYGFEFAVFNFADVMIDLGVVLILYRSWRAPKKVF; this is translated from the coding sequence ATGAATAGAGCTTGGATTGTTGTTTTGGGAGTCGGGTGTTTCATTTTTTTCGCGGATCAATGGATAAAAATGTTTTTTTTAGAAGGTTTTCGCTGGCAGGGAGAATTTTTTTCTTTAATTCTAACCTATAATAAAGGCGTTGCTTTCTCGATGTTTGCCTTTTTAGAAGAGTACCTTAAATACATACAGTTATTGTTAGTGGGTGGCTTAGGGATTTACCTATTTTTTAATAAAGAGATACTTCGTATGTACGCGCTTCCTATTGGAATTATCGCAGGAGCTGCGCTTAGCAATATTTTTGATCGGTTTATTCATGGCGGAGTGGTTGATTATTTCTTTTGGCATTATGGCTTTGAATTTGCCGTTTTTAATTTTGCCGATGTTATGATTGACTTGGGGGTGGTTTTGATTTTATACCGTTCATGGAGAGCGCCTAAAAAAGTGTTTTAA
- a CDS encoding glucosaminidase domain-containing protein, whose product MKVFSTFLIASCLLLQSVLHAGGLSSEYYQIDDSAKQKEEFIRQMKILVDKSNEEIRKDREFITNFFAKAMPDAFRGLNQQNVGYLISLRNKYGIESLFDRDEYFKRIDVIPTSLALAQASLESGWGKSRFAREANNLFGHWTYSGVGLMPQNRMIGKTHMIRIFGSLQKSVNAYMLNLNTNDAYSLFRERRLIARNSGKAYTGMDAAKTMVNYSELKEEYNKMIKEMIEQNNLLIYDQ is encoded by the coding sequence GTGAAAGTATTTTCTACTTTTTTGATCGCCTCGTGTCTGCTTTTGCAAAGCGTACTTCATGCAGGAGGTTTATCTTCAGAGTATTATCAGATTGATGACAGCGCTAAACAAAAAGAGGAATTTATTCGCCAGATGAAAATTCTTGTGGATAAAAGCAACGAAGAGATTCGTAAAGATCGTGAGTTTATTACCAATTTTTTTGCCAAAGCAATGCCCGATGCGTTTCGGGGGCTTAATCAGCAAAATGTAGGTTATTTGATCTCATTACGCAATAAATATGGCATAGAATCGCTCTTTGACAGGGATGAATACTTCAAACGTATTGACGTTATTCCAACTTCATTAGCCCTCGCACAAGCCTCTCTTGAGAGTGGGTGGGGAAAGAGTCGTTTTGCCAGAGAAGCGAACAACCTTTTTGGCCACTGGACTTACTCCGGTGTTGGTTTGATGCCTCAAAATCGAATGATTGGTAAAACGCATATGATTCGTATTTTTGGTTCGCTTCAAAAATCCGTTAACGCCTATATGCTCAATCTCAATACCAATGACGCGTACAGCCTCTTTCGTGAAAGAAGACTCATCGCACGTAACAGTGGGAAAGCATATACGGGAATGGATGCGGCTAAGACGATGGTCAATTATTCAGAACTAAAAGAAGAGTATAACAAAATGATTAAAGAGATGATTGAGCAAAACAATCTCCTGATCTACGATCAATAG
- the prfA gene encoding peptide chain release factor 1, with protein MLKDKLLPFLERYNELSTLLSDPNIATDIKKMTALSKEQSGLEKIKDKTLEYLSTLEQIEENKLLFDDEELGELAKDELRILEPRKEEIEEEIKLLLLPTDPNDDRNIFLEIRAGTGGDEAAIFSADLFKSYLRYAENRGWKVEVVSLSEGVLNGYKEVIALIKGQGAFSRLKYEGGVHRVQRVPLTESQGRVHTSAVTVAVMPEVDDVEIEILEKDLKIDVMRSSGNGGQSVNTTDSAVRITHLPTGLVVVNQDGKSQHKNKDAAMKVLKAKLYDMQMQERNAKESEARKTQVGSGDRSARIRTYNYPQNRITDHRVGLTLYRLDAIMEGGLYDEIIDPIITHYQTELMKEANL; from the coding sequence ATGCTGAAAGATAAATTACTCCCATTTCTTGAACGTTACAACGAGCTCTCTACACTTTTAAGTGATCCTAATATCGCTACTGATATTAAAAAAATGACCGCACTTTCTAAAGAGCAGTCAGGATTAGAGAAAATCAAAGATAAAACATTGGAATATCTTTCAACACTAGAGCAAATTGAGGAGAACAAACTTCTTTTTGATGATGAAGAACTCGGTGAACTTGCTAAAGATGAACTTCGAATTCTTGAACCTCGCAAAGAGGAGATTGAAGAAGAGATTAAACTTCTTTTACTCCCAACCGACCCCAATGATGATCGCAATATCTTTTTGGAAATTCGCGCAGGAACAGGTGGCGATGAAGCTGCTATTTTTTCGGCAGATCTTTTCAAATCGTATCTTCGTTACGCTGAAAACCGTGGTTGGAAAGTCGAAGTGGTCTCTTTAAGTGAAGGCGTACTTAACGGCTATAAAGAGGTTATCGCGCTTATTAAAGGGCAGGGTGCTTTTTCACGCCTCAAATACGAAGGCGGTGTACACCGAGTCCAAAGGGTTCCATTAACGGAATCTCAGGGCAGGGTACATACTTCAGCGGTTACCGTTGCGGTTATGCCCGAAGTGGATGATGTTGAAATTGAGATATTGGAAAAAGACCTCAAAATTGATGTTATGAGATCTTCTGGAAATGGCGGTCAATCGGTTAATACGACCGATAGTGCCGTAAGAATCACGCACTTACCCACAGGACTTGTTGTTGTCAATCAAGATGGCAAATCTCAGCACAAAAACAAAGATGCCGCAATGAAAGTTCTTAAAGCAAAGCTTTACGACATGCAGATGCAAGAACGCAATGCCAAAGAGAGTGAAGCGCGAAAAACTCAAGTCGGTTCAGGCGATAGAAGTGCTAGAATTCGAACCTATAACTATCCACAAAACCGCATTACGGACCACAGAGTAGGGCTAACGTTGTACCGTTTGGATGCGATTATGGAAGGTGGCTTGTACGATGAGATTATTGACCCGATTATCACACACTATCAAACTGAGCTTATGAAAGAAGCAAATCTCTAA